AGATAGGTTGGAgctctgttgctgttgcaATAACGGAGGATTGCTGGTAACGTTTGCACCGGTCGTACTGCTCGCAGCTGAGGGTGAACTATAGAGGTGAGGTGGGGGAGGGGCGCCAGCGGAAGCGGAGGAGGGGGAAGGCAATAGCGGCAAAGAACCTTGAGTTTGCTGCTGAGGATGTTGAAGATGTAACGGcgattgctgctgctgttgctgcaagTAATGAGGCGGTTGCGGCGGCTGTTGGGAATCGAAAGATTCGCTAGAGCTGAAGGCAGTGTTATGGGACGAGGACAAGGCTGAATGGGGGTTTATGGTGGAAGGATTGTTGGCGCTGCTGGGATTGGCGCTGGCGCTGGCGCTGGCGCTGTTGTGCGAGTGTGAGTGAGATTGAGGGTGGCCGAAGTGGGCGCTGTGGGAGGCTGAGTCCGCCTCATCAATGAGTTGCTGGTGCTGCTGGACTTGGTAGTGTTGATCctgctggagctggagctggagctgttgttgttgaagctgCGACTGGGGTTGATGGCTTGGTTGGCGCTGGTGGCCTATCGGTTGAGCTTGAGGTGCTGCTGCACTGCCAGTTAAGGGAGGTTGGTTGCTCTTGTtgttcgtcgtcgtcgctgtcGCTGGCGTCTTGGGCGGAGTTCGCGGCTCGTTGAGCGCATGCGATGACCGGTTGCTGTGCTTTCCGAGGAAGTTCCTCATACTGCGACTGCGATTGTCGTTGCGGACAGCAGACAACCTAGGGAGgaaaggaggaggaggtttTCGCGCACGGAGAAGTGTCGAGGTCGGTAAGCTGTTTGGGACGGAGGAGAAGAGACGGACACGGGATGGAGGAAGTTGAGAGATATGATTTTGATCCAATGTTGGGTTATCGAAATCGGGGGCAGTCCAAAGAACCCTAGGTAGGCGATCTGTAGGTCTAACGTACTAAGCTACTAAGGTGGTTCATAGTAGGTACCTtgtgtaggtaggtagggatGGATACCACCAACCGGACGAGACGGGATGGGTGTATGGACAGAATTAACCCGAATTTTACATTAATACAGCCATCATGGACGATCCGTAGTGCACGTTCAGCACCTTCGTCCACACTCCTCGTGGACACCGAAAATCTCAGGAATTTGTTACAATGTACTAGGTAGGGCACCTTGGTACTTGCTATGGACCTCACCTAcctgtaggtaggtacctaccttagaTACTAACCTACCATTCTAAGACATGGACCCTGTCAGGTTCCTATTGTAGTCCCTTCCTGCCTGTGAAATTGAGTACCTAAGGTAGGTAGCAGCCGGGAGGGGTCTGAGGCTGAAAGAGCACTTAGATCAGTAATGTCCGGGCAACTAACTTACCACTCAATAAGGTGTTATTGGAGCGAAGTCTGAACTGTCGACAAAACCAACTCCATGGTGGATAATAGTTGTTTGTAAAGATGGAATTGTGTAGCATAGATTTTTCTGTTGAGACAAGGATAACCAATCTCACTGGGTTCTTTAATTACAGCACAGCCTCTAGAATAGTGGCGCTATAATCCATACATATGGATGCTGACGgacataggtaggtaggttaaCAGCCGAGATCACGATGCTGTAACCAGAATGCTCTCTTAGACGATGGTCTTTGTGCATACCTACTATTAACCACGCTGCTGATTCTCGTGGTTTAGATAGGTAGTTTGCTAGCTCTGATTGTAGTGTACCCAGTGTTAGGCATGttactatatttactttattattcaCACTTGTAGATATGCCGAAGTATCAAGCTTACTTAGGTAGGATTCCTCTAAAAGTTGGATGGTCAGCAAACGTTCAGCATCTGCAGAAGTTCGTCCACTGCCAAGCTTTCCGTCCGTGTCAGCAGTAACACATCCTATCATAGCTATTGATTCTATGCATTTGATCGTATCTCGCTCGcatccattcatcatcaGCCTTGTCGGGCATTGTCTCTAATGGAGATGGAGTGGGTGAACTGGGGCCCGGCCCGTTCTAGAGGAGGCTGTGTATGTGGGCTAAGATCCATTTAATGTTTGATCCTACACTCTGGATGCTTGTTGCACGCGGTCAGGGAAGTTTATCTgtctttaatattttttgaTGCTATTGGTTGAGAAAGTATAGGCAATAACGGAAGCTCGCAGGCTTCATACATGCAAACTTGTCATTATACAGATAGGTAGGCACAAGTGCTGTCTCAATTTCTACTATGTACACTAAATGCTGGTCTTTTTGTGATTCGATTTTCTGGGCGCCATGTGAGCCGTGCGTACCCTGTGATACGATACTATGAATAGTAACTCACAAGCTTCCTGTCAGACCGGGATATGTTGCTTCTTACTGCATTGGCATTCAGTGTGCCACTAGACAAAAGCCATATTACGGATACAAGGTGGCGATGAAGAATAGTTATTGGTTCTTGCGTCGCTGAACATTTGACTACCTATCGTTTATCTCCAGGTATCTGATATTTTTtatcctttttaattatCAGGTTTTATGGCCGCATGGATGCTAAATACATAATAAACACTTTGGTTTATATTCTAAATGACGCTCAGTTATCATCACAACAAACAGTATCAAATCATTGAATACTGCACAGTTAGTATCAAGTATACATAGTAATTAAAGATGCCACACTGAAATTACAAACAGTAGATGGCCAAAGTAGCCCTGATGATTAATTAACTGAAGCTGAACCCAAATTCATAACAAGTCTAGGGTAAACCCATATTGCAAGGTCCCAAGCAATGTCCGCACAGCGGCGATTAATTAATTCAGCGACCGCCACGATAGAGCGGCGTCTTTCTTACTTGGCATCTGAtggtattttataaaatgaAAATATTTTACTCCAAAAGACCCAGAATTGTAAGAAGCCAAAAACAGTTCACAGACTATTTGCTCAAGCAATATATACCTCAAAACCTGTCTCACAATTACCCATAACCTCAAATATTTCAACTTGCAACCATGTGCTTTGGTGCAACCTGCCCAAGTTGCTGTAAGTTCTTAGGGCTCCATACATAGGTAGCTACAGCTTGGAGTTATAAGAGACTGATGACAAACTCCTGCAATAGCAAAGAAGTCATGGCGTGGGTGTGGTAGCCATGTTCAGCAAGTGTTCAATCAAGTGCCCGAGTCGCAGTGGTGCACATGTACTCCGAGAACCAAGATTGGTGATAAAGAATACCCCCCGGCGGCCGCGATGCAGATTCCAGGTTTGAGCTGGATCTCGGGTATGCTTGGAGGAGGCTCTCGTCAAGACGGCAGCAAGGACAAGAAAGAGGACTTGTAGAAGTGCAGAACGTTTGTTAGGGTAGATCCTTGGCATGTATCTATCTAGCTGGGAAGAGACCATTGAATCTCATGACATCTAATAGGGCGTCGAGTCATGATGTGCAATTGCCGAGGTTCAAGGACGAGGGTAGGTAGTTTATTAGCAAACCAAGTAACAGTAAGAGAATGTCAAGAGATGCCACATTACAAGGCTGAGGAGCCTATTAGATATGAGGAATACCAACTAATAAAATACCATCATGCCTTTCTCATAAAAACATGTAAACTTCTTTACACAGGTACATAGCTGGCCAGGCTTGGTCCGTTCGTCATGAAGTGTGGGGATGCATATTAGCACTTAGAACCCCCAGAGTTGGAGGTGGAGAAGACCATACTCAAGAGGGAACAAAGAAGCGACGGCGACAAACCGATAGGTAATAGAGTGATAGTCACAGGGCGTAATTTGTTTGATAACTAGACTAGATAGTAGGCAATAACAAATGCACTTATCTTCCGGTTACGCAGTAGAAACATCCCCACACGAAGCCTTCGGACTCGAACCCGAGGAATTGGAGTCATAGCAGAGTTAGCACGTTTATCTTCGATACCTGCTACTTCATGATAAGAAGCTTGATGCCGCTCGTTTGGTTGCATTgattcttccttttcttctccgCAGCCCAAACACAATATCCTGATCCCGTCGCCGTCATGTTCATATTATCACCCAGCCTCATATCTGGAGTCGCTGCTCTGCTCCTTTTCGCCCATATCATCATTCGACTTTgttcagcaacagcaaaaatCCCCGGTCCATTTGTATCAAACTTCACCTCGCTTGTACTGAAATGGCAAGAACTCAACGCCAACCGTACCGTGTACATTCATGAACTTCACAAGAAATACGGCCCAGTGGTCCGTGTTGCGCCTAACGAAGTCTCTTTTACATCAATCGCTGCCATCAAAGAGATTTATGGCTCTGGTGGTAGTGGATATGACAAGACGGAATTCTACAATCTCTTCCAGGTCTATGGCAAACGGTAGAAACGCTATTGCATGTTGATACGTTGGTCGTGCTGACTTTGGATAACATAGAACCATGTTCTCAACCTTGGTTAAAGGCGATGTAAGTTCGCATGTGATGTTATAAAGTGTACACAGGTTAATTCTTTACCAAGCACGCAAAGCGAAGGAGAATGATTGGCGATCGGTATGCCAACAGTAACGTGATGAAGGCAGCCCCTTTGGCTGGCATTAAGGAACGATCCAGCAAGTTTCTCCAGTATTGTGTCGAGTCTCCTGATAGAACGGCGGATGTGTTTGTAAGTTGAATTCTGTGTTTTTGATGATCATGACTGACAATCGATATCACAGAGAGGTTAGCTCTGTCCAAGGGACAAAACAAGTATCGAAAATTCGACTGACTGACAAATGTAGCATTGCACTCGTATGCATGCGATTGTGTCACGCATCAACTGTTCCACCCATATGGAAGCAACTGCTTGCAGGAcaaagaggatgaggagatgaTGCACCAAGTTGCTGCTGACGACAGCTTACAGAGTAAGTGTTTGTCACCAAAGATTGAAGCACCACATTTGACACTAAACACAGATCGACTGGTCCAATACTATAGTCCAATTCTTCACAGCCTTGGATCAAAAATCCTTGCCAGCTTTGCCAAGCCTCGGTCAATTCCCTTGGCCGACAATTTTGTTATAGAGAATGCCCAGCAGAATGGAGCAGCGAGTTTTACTGTTCTTAATCGACTAAAGGAGAAGGACAGCATACTCGATACCATGGACATGGCTGCCGAATGTCTTGACCATATGGCTGCAGGCATTGACACGACTGGTGATGTTTTGTGCTTCTTGATGTGGGAACTCTCTCAGCCTCGATCGATTAAGTATCAACGTCTGTTGAGGGAAGAGTTCCTGAGAAAGGCTGATGTGCCCTTTGACGAACTACCCATGCTAGACGCTGtgctgaacgaaggactACGATGCTTCCCTGCCATTCCCATGTCTTTACCACGATATGTTCCACAAGGTGGTCGTGTCATTGACGGTTTTGCTTTGGCCGAGAAGACTGTGGTTAGTTGCCAGGCCATGTCAGTTCACAGAATCAACGACGGCGTGTTTCCTGAACCAGACAAGTTTTATCCGGAGAGATGGTTGGCGGCCGAAGGTGATGCCGACCGACGACGACATCAGTGGGCTTTTTCAAGTGGAGGCAGGGGATGCATTGGAAAGCAGTAAGTAACACTTGTTGAGTTTCATGAGAAAGGCCTGATGCTAATGATGCAACACTGCAGTCTTGCCATAGTGGAGATGAAAACATTGTTGCGAGATGTCTATTCACGATACGAAACGGAGCCAGATGAGTCGATGAAGAGTGAATCCATGGTGATGGATGATCAGCTGATCTCGTCACGGCCTCTTGGAAAGCGATGTCTCCTGAAGTTTGTGGCAATCTAGGGGGGAAAATAAAACTTCGGACGTCAGACACCCAAATTCGCCCTAGCAGCGTCCGACGTCTTATTTCCCCCCGAGGGCAATCAAGGACTGAATGAGACATTAGTTATATGACGATAATCATATGCTACGTTGAATATACGTGTCATACATGCATACAATACAGTACCATAGGAAGCTATAAACTCAAAGCCAGATTGGTAACTGGTTGGACGAGGGGGATGTAGCCCACCATGTCCATTGAAAGTTTAACAAAAACTGATATAGTTACAAATAAAGACGAGTCAGAATTGATTGGCAACAGACACAAAACACAAACAATTATGTACTTTATCAGTCAATGGCTGTTGAAGTCCGAATACCCCGAGGTAGTACTGGCAGAATTTCAAGTCATGCACAAATGTCCGAGATTAGGCAGGTCATCTCCATCTCTACGCCCATGTATAGTAAGTAGGGTAGGGAAAAGAGAGATATTTAACAGTGGACAGCTTCTGCTATCATGCAAGTTCGAAAAGGCGCTGAAGTCCAGGGACCTAGTTATCTGTCTAGGTGTTCCTATGGGTGCGAAATTCCGTCTTTCGTTAAAGTTTTACTAGGGTTTCGAAATTCGAAACCTTCAAGGCTTGCGTGAACATGGACATTCAATGCACAGCACGACTTTACTTTAGTACTAAGTTTGAAGATAGTTCCAGTACTAGTCTAGTACAGTAACTATCCCTCAAGTCATTGGGTGGATGGGTTGTTGTCCCTTGATATTGATATGCAAAAAACTGAAAACACAAGAGGCATGATAGATTCCAAGGCTATTTGTTCCTTTTAATTCTAAAACCTAGGTActatctaggtacctagacATTACCTAACCTTTCTGTTGACCCCTAGATTAGGTACCTGTTTTAATCTACTAAGGACCTAGGTACCCAAGAAGGTGATGAGTTTCGATTGGAGCCTGGATTTTCTAGGTTGTGACTGTCTAAACTGTGACAGGTTTTTTCTTCGCAGGTTGCCGCTTGCCCCATTCTCTAGTGTCCATtcaaaggaaaaaaaagccGGTCGGCCCTAACATCGCCCCTCACTCGTCTGTCCTTCTTAACTCACGCTGTTACTCACTCCTCTTGcacttttttcttcctttctcCAACACCAAACTGCATCTCATCGAGACAGAAACACCTGCTTCACCCAACGTCCTCTCTATCTATCGCGCAAAGCGCAACTTGCCCCAGTCTTGCCTGTTGACTTATCACGGTCGCAGCGCGCATTGTTCACCTACTCGCCTCTCGAATCCGCTTTCCTTCGCACCCTCCTGCCCATTGTGCTGGCTTAGGAGCGCTTTTTGTCCTCGGTCATCGTTTGCTTCTTCGTAATCGGTACCTCTCCGAACACATATATCCGCCGAGCGACACTGCTGTTTATGTATCAGCACGACCAGCACTCCGTCTTCAGACACCTCTTTAAGCTGCAGTTATTTCGCATACCGCGAAAGCCTTGTAGCCCCGACATCAATTCCGACGGTTGAAACCTAGCAACACCATAGTTGTCTATGCATTACCATCAGCATCCGATCATCATTCCGGCCTGCCACATGACAATAAAAAATCATCAAGAGCACTGAAACCCTCGTTGCTCCGCCCATCCTCAACTACCTTGTGCTATCAAGTTCATACATGACATCCTTGTCATCCTACGACCATACCAATTACTAGCCTCGCCTACCAGCTTTGCCTTGCCACCTTTTACTTACTATACAGTAACTATTCAATACCGTCATCATGGCTCTCGTCAACGTTCGCCGCGATGTTAGCGATGCTTTCTATCGTTACAAGATGGAGCGTCTGCAGACCAAGATCGAAGGTAAAGGAAACGGTATCAAGACCGTCGTTGTCAACCTCAGCAGCGTTGCAGCCTCGCTCGCCCGTCCCGGTTCCTACGTCATCAAGTACTTCGGTTTCGAACTTGGTGCCCAAACCAACATTGATCCCAAGGACGACCGTTGGATCATCAACGGTGCCCACGATGCCCCCAAGCTCCAGGATCACCTCGatggcttcatcaacaagTTTGTTCTCTGCAAAAAGTGCAAGAACCCCGAGACCGATGTTGTTATCAAGGATGATCATATTACCCTCGACTGTAAAGCTTGCGGTAAGATCAGTGATGTCGATCTTCGCCTGAAGCTCAGTGGCTTTATTCTCAAGAACCAGcccaagaagggcaagaaggataAGGCCGAGCGTAGGGCTGCCAAGAAGGCCCGACAGAACGGCAATGCTGCCAATGGCACCAACGGTGGTGGCAGTGACGAAGCCTCTGACAACGGCTCCAACGAGAACGCCGATGAGGATGCTGGCAGTGATGATGAGTTCCAAAAGGTCCAAGCCGAGGCCGCTGCAGCCGCTCAGGAGAACGAAGTCAAGGAGCACGAATGGGCTGTCGACATGAGTGAGGAAGCCGTCAAGGCCCGTCAGGCTTCTCTCCCTGGCGAGTTCAAGGCGAAGCTTAACATtggcgatgacgatgacgaagatggtGAGGGTGGTCCTACTATCTACGATGAGCTCGGTGACTGGATCCAGGCCCAGGCTGAGGAGAAGGGCGGCATTGACAAAGTCGAGTCGATCGACATTTatgtcaaggccaaggaacTTGGTATCGAGGGCAAGCACCGCAccgttcttgttcttgttcagACCATCTTCGACAAGAACATTGTTGCTCAAATTTCTAAGCGTGCTAGCATGCTCAAGCAGGTACGTTCTCATATCTTGACTCCTATATATCTACCTAAACACTAACTCGTTCTAGTTTGTTACTTCTGAGCGTCACGAGAGGGCTCTTCTGGGAGGTACCGAGCGTCTGGTCGGCACTCTTGCTGCCGACCACCCTGAGATGTTCCAGTCCATTGTCAAGATTCTTCAGCTCTACTACCACCACGACCTGATCAGCGAGGAGGTTGTCACCAAGTGGGGCTCCAAGGCCAGCAAGAAGTACACTGACATCTCGACCTCCAAGAAGGTTCGCAGGGCTGCTGAGCCCTTCCTGACTTGGCTCGCCGAGGCCGACTCAGAGGAGTCTTCCGACGAGGAGTAAATTCTCCTTACCTGTGGATTGCTTCATGTCGTGTTGTCTGTATGAAGGGAGTGTGCGTTGCAAGTTTACTTACACATAGCTAATAGCGCAGTTTAGTCTGGTGCTATTTGTGACCCGTATCGTTCAATTCCACTCTGctgttattactattaaattcGTGCCAAAGTGTCCATTTGTTAAGCCAAATAGTATCGCCTGTCACAATTTCCTGTTCACTAAATAATCTGTTTTGAATATGCTTGGCCATACATAAAATCCAACGGTATAAAATGCCAGTTTGACGGGGTATCATCTCGTCAATTGCCAATACGCCCAAACACTAACCTGCAAAGTTCATGTTATCCACGTGTGCACACCTCCGCATTACGCATCCGTCATTGTAGCCTCCTTTGTCTCGGCGTTCTCAGCAATTGCTTCGTCCTCTTCCTTCATAGCCGTATCCTCTGAGCCAGGCTCTGCAGCAGACTCAGTCTCACCCTTCCCGTAGATATAGTTC
This Fusarium poae strain DAOMC 252244 chromosome 3, whole genome shotgun sequence DNA region includes the following protein-coding sequences:
- a CDS encoding hypothetical protein (BUSCO:31368at5125), coding for MALVNVRRDVSDAFYRYKMERLQTKIEGKGNGIKTVVVNLSSVAASLARPGSYVIKYFGFELGAQTNIDPKDDRWIINGAHDAPKLQDHLDGFINKFVLCKKCKNPETDVVIKDDHITLDCKACGKISDVDLRLKLSGFILKNQPKKGKKDKAERRAAKKARQNGNAANGTNGGGSDEASDNGSNENADEDAGSDDEFQKVQAEAAAAAQENEVKEHEWAVDMSEEAVKARQASLPGEFKAKLNIGDDDDEDGEGGPTIYDELGDWIQAQAEEKGGIDKVESIDIYVKAKELGIEGKHRTVLVLVQTIFDKNIVAQISKRASMLKQFVTSERHERALLGGTERLVGTLAADHPEMFQSIVKILQLYYHHDLISEEVVTKWGSKASKKYTDISTSKKVRRAAEPFLTWLAEADSEESSDEE